A stretch of Kaistella flava (ex Peng et al. 2021) DNA encodes these proteins:
- a CDS encoding transposase, whose amino-acid sequence MLLYGYVIMSNHLHLIVQSRDSKLSDLIRDFKKYTAKNILETIQSEPESRREWMLERFKKATETHGRNKKYQFWQYGNHAEEIYTLPFMWDKLNYIHLNPIRAGWVEKAQHYIYSSASNYVSGKGLLEIELADHLIIDTTKTSEFWKYNKYEE is encoded by the coding sequence ATGCTGTTGTATGGTTATGTCATTATGAGCAATCATCTCCATTTAATTGTTCAGTCCAGGGATTCTAAATTATCTGATTTGATCAGGGATTTCAAAAAATACACCGCAAAAAATATTTTAGAGACCATACAGTCTGAACCGGAAAGCCGACGCGAATGGATGTTGGAAAGATTTAAAAAAGCCACCGAAACGCACGGGAGAAATAAAAAATATCAGTTTTGGCAATACGGAAATCACGCAGAGGAAATATACACCTTACCTTTCATGTGGGATAAACTTAATTACATCCATCTTAATCCAATCAGAGCAGGTTGGGTTGAAAAAGCGCAGCATTATATCTATTCCTCGGCAAGCAATTACGTTTCAGGGAAAGGTTTATTGGAAATAGAATTAGCAGATCATCTTATTATAGATACTACTAAAACAAGTGAATTTTGGAAATATAATAAGTATGAAGAGTGA
- the istB gene encoding IS21-like element helper ATPase IstB, with amino-acid sequence MNTNATIEKMQKMRLNGMKRAYESSFETRNQDTFTNDEFIAWLIESEDNGRNNSRTERLLKNAKFHYQASLEEISYTGDRNIDRNLLSRLSDCSFIDRNENILITGCTGTGKSFLATALGHQSCIKGYKVLYYNLGKLFQKLMMAKADGSYIKELNKIESHDLLIIDDFGLQAINNEKQMILMDLIEDRNQKRATIFCSQLPVKNWYDLIEEKTIADAILDRIIHSAIRFELQGESMRKKMKK; translated from the coding sequence ATGAATACAAATGCCACTATTGAAAAGATGCAGAAAATGCGTTTAAACGGAATGAAAAGAGCGTATGAATCTTCATTCGAAACCAGAAACCAGGACACTTTTACCAACGATGAGTTCATTGCATGGCTTATTGAGTCTGAAGATAATGGACGTAACAACAGCCGAACCGAGCGATTACTCAAAAATGCAAAGTTCCATTATCAGGCATCATTAGAGGAAATAAGCTATACCGGCGATCGCAATATTGATCGAAATCTCCTCAGCCGTTTATCGGACTGTTCCTTTATTGACAGAAATGAAAACATACTCATTACAGGTTGTACAGGAACCGGAAAGAGCTTTTTGGCCACAGCCTTGGGACATCAAAGTTGCATCAAAGGATATAAAGTCTTGTACTATAATTTGGGCAAACTCTTCCAGAAATTAATGATGGCAAAAGCAGATGGTTCCTACATCAAGGAACTCAACAAAATAGAAAGTCATGATTTATTGATTATCGACGACTTTGGACTGCAAGCCATAAATAATGAAAAGCAGATGATACTAATGGATTTGATAGAGGATAGAAATCAAAAAAGAGCAACCATCTTTTGCTCACAGCTACCGGTAAAAAACTGGTATGATCTTATTGAAGAAAAAACAATTGCAGATGCTATTTTGGATCGGATTATTCACTCAGCAATCCGCTTTGAACTGCAAGGGGAATCCATGAGAAAAAAAATGAAAAAGTAA
- a CDS encoding P-loop NTPase fold protein has product MEGIHIESVFKNYLQKEKTDYSLLINGEWGSGKTFFFKNRLTNIAAELKYKTVYLSLNGITSIDTIDYNLKIKLIPFLNKLDVKKAASIGNLAKNVLFQLVKGKYDIDPDKIIKDVEFDITNFEKNVFVFDDLERCNVKLSEVLGYVNDLVEHKNCKVVFLSDESKIKNDLTKDSDYNTIKEKVIGRVLNFENKLHEIIPMLFEKYESQKDFYKFLSHNESFIRGLFEEYNIKNLRNISFYIDVISNVFPSVKNHNNLTAEILLFSLIITNEFKSGKLTSSDSDNAKGIEDINPSFMLFNFSNPNSLIETNDLEREKTELEIFYEKYLTKNINDFHFYKSIYQFILSGFLDIEILEDELNGRYPEQATIESTVFTEVFNYNFRDLENSDFIVKLGQGYEFAKQGKYNIYDYLQISRFLKFYSTNNLFYETEDNIQKSLFDGIQISKKREEYNSKLFNSIFHFQNKDDDPYIVDLIKQVHNSFEEKNTKEKTNELIKAINANNDELLEEVFKNFQVRNELFLYTDENDLFEALISCKNTILTLFTLELRERYNFSNVKEYLTKDFDFLNKLNKLFLQYVIDNEKGLKLFLIKQLSEELAIILEKIK; this is encoded by the coding sequence ATGGAGGGTATTCACATTGAAAGTGTTTTTAAGAATTATTTACAAAAAGAAAAAACAGACTATTCACTTTTAATAAATGGGGAGTGGGGAAGTGGAAAAACTTTTTTTTTCAAAAATCGATTAACGAATATAGCAGCAGAATTAAAATATAAAACAGTTTATTTGTCTTTAAATGGAATCACTAGCATCGATACCATAGATTATAACCTTAAAATTAAGTTAATTCCTTTCTTAAATAAACTAGATGTTAAGAAGGCTGCTTCTATCGGGAATCTTGCTAAGAATGTTTTATTCCAGCTTGTTAAAGGAAAGTATGATATTGATCCTGATAAAATCATCAAAGATGTTGAATTTGATATAACAAATTTTGAAAAAAACGTATTTGTTTTTGATGATTTAGAGAGGTGTAATGTCAAATTATCTGAGGTATTAGGTTATGTAAATGATTTGGTAGAGCATAAAAATTGCAAAGTAGTTTTTTTATCGGATGAAAGTAAAATTAAGAATGACTTAACTAAAGATTCAGATTATAACACTATAAAAGAGAAAGTAATAGGAAGGGTTCTCAATTTTGAAAATAAACTACATGAAATCATACCGATGCTTTTTGAAAAATATGAAAGTCAAAAAGATTTCTATAAATTCCTAAGCCATAACGAATCATTTATTAGAGGGCTTTTTGAAGAATATAATATTAAGAATTTGAGAAATATATCCTTTTATATAGATGTAATAAGCAATGTTTTTCCAAGTGTCAAAAACCATAATAACTTAACTGCCGAAATCTTATTATTTTCTTTAATAATCACAAACGAGTTTAAGAGTGGTAAACTTACTTCAAGCGACTCTGACAATGCAAAGGGGATTGAGGATATTAACCCTTCATTTATGTTGTTTAATTTCTCGAATCCAAATAGTTTAATTGAAACAAATGATTTGGAAAGAGAAAAAACTGAATTAGAAATTTTTTATGAAAAATATTTAACCAAAAATATTAATGACTTTCATTTTTATAAATCTATTTATCAATTTATTTTGAGTGGTTTTTTAGATATTGAAATTTTAGAAGATGAGCTGAATGGCAGGTATCCTGAGCAGGCCACTATAGAAAGTACAGTGTTTACTGAAGTTTTTAATTACAATTTTCGTGATTTAGAAAATTCAGATTTTATTGTAAAACTTGGGCAAGGTTATGAATTTGCAAAACAAGGAAAATATAACATTTATGATTATTTACAAATCTCAAGGTTCCTGAAATTTTATTCAACTAATAATTTGTTTTACGAAACTGAGGATAATATTCAAAAAAGTTTATTTGATGGAATTCAAATCTCAAAAAAAAGAGAAGAGTATAATAGTAAATTATTTAATAGTATTTTTCATTTTCAAAATAAGGATGATGATCCATATATTGTCGATCTAATAAAGCAAGTACACAATTCATTTGAGGAAAAAAATACAAAAGAAAAAACAAATGAATTGATTAAAGCAATCAATGCCAATAATGACGAGCTTCTTGAAGAGGTGTTTAAGAATTTTCAGGTTAGAAATGAATTGTTTTTATACACTGATGAAAATGATTTGTTTGAAGCATTAATAAGTTGTAAGAATACGATTTTAACTTTGTTTACATTAGAATTACGAGAAAGATATAATTTTAGTAATGTTAAGGAATATCTCACCAAAGATTTTGATTTTTTGAATAAATTAAACAAACTGTTTTTGCAGTATGTGATTGATAATGAGAAAGGTCTCAAGTTATTTTTGATTAAACAATTATCCGAAGAGCTAGCGATCATATTAGAAAAGATAAAATGA
- a CDS encoding helix-turn-helix domain-containing protein, producing MMKKKNSTFDSSNYNKYENGKGNPTIETLLKMASAFGIPPKELFDFDFDVEKYKIEE from the coding sequence ATGATGAAGAAAAAGAATTCTACCTTTGATTCTAGCAATTATAATAAATACGAAAATGGAAAAGGTAATCCTACGATAGAGACGCTGCTTAAAATGGCTTCTGCGTTCGGTATTCCGCCAAAAGAGTTATTTGATTTTGACTTTGATGTAGAGAAATATAAGATTGAGGAGTAG
- a CDS encoding AAA family ATPase gives MSQFDYIKDIAKFGLENNQSSLMSALNELIEHSKKTKKVNLAIQLQSILKESLRQPKTATLTKVGSDAYFNQIEDREYQELILEKITSDYTLSNIVADDDIKNDLNFFIEEHQQVDLLAQYDLPVSNKILLHGPSGCGKTLASYVIAGELKKMMLVVNLGAIVSSKLGETSKNLSKIFRNATAEDCIIFIDEFDSLGKVRDYNQDHGEMKRVVNTILQLFDYLPQSSIVIAATNQKEMIDEALLRRFDFSIEFELPNEQQIVDLVTMTLREGKFEFDHQSEVTPLIKNAIGLSYYSIQKTLVTAIKRSLFAEKNIKKVSEIRKIKTSIWESLILKEKTSLNI, from the coding sequence TTGAGTCAATTTGATTACATAAAAGATATCGCAAAATTTGGTTTGGAAAACAATCAAAGCAGTTTGATGAGTGCTCTTAATGAGTTAATTGAACATTCCAAAAAAACCAAAAAGGTTAATCTTGCGATTCAGCTTCAATCTATTTTGAAAGAGAGTCTTAGGCAGCCTAAGACTGCAACTCTGACTAAAGTAGGTTCGGATGCTTATTTTAATCAGATAGAAGATAGGGAATATCAGGAACTTATATTAGAAAAGATCACGTCTGATTATACGCTTTCCAATATTGTTGCAGATGATGATATTAAAAATGATCTGAACTTTTTTATTGAGGAACATCAGCAGGTTGATTTGCTAGCACAGTATGATTTACCCGTTTCTAATAAAATTCTTTTGCATGGTCCGTCTGGATGTGGAAAGACGCTTGCTTCTTACGTTATTGCGGGAGAATTAAAGAAAATGATGTTGGTTGTTAATCTTGGAGCGATTGTGTCTTCTAAATTGGGGGAAACCAGTAAAAATCTATCTAAGATCTTTCGAAATGCGACTGCAGAGGATTGCATCATCTTTATTGATGAATTTGATAGTTTAGGAAAAGTTAGGGATTATAATCAAGATCACGGGGAAATGAAAAGGGTGGTTAATACCATTCTTCAATTATTTGATTATCTGCCTCAGAGTAGTATCGTAATTGCAGCTACGAATCAAAAAGAAATGATTGACGAAGCTCTTTTGAGGAGATTTGATTTTTCCATAGAATTTGAATTACCCAATGAACAACAGATTGTTGACTTGGTTACTATGACGCTGCGTGAGGGAAAATTTGAATTTGATCATCAATCAGAAGTGACCCCACTTATAAAAAATGCGATAGGGCTTTCTTATTATAGTATTCAAAAAACTTTGGTTACTGCCATTAAAAGAAGTCTGTTTGCTGAAAAGAATATAAAAAAAGTCTCCGAAATTAGAAAAATTAAGACCTCTATTTGGGAATCGCTTATTCTTAAAGAAAAAACCTCTTTAAATATTTAA
- a CDS encoding S8 family serine peptidase produces MGNRIIYLNNESAQKIGFNKKRNVNKEQTENTNRTISEVKKHYFRTYKESFLVQRTEREINRSLDLPYTIDLIKIHFYKSFDNDLHKTFLTKYGITPVEYTDFNRTVLFQIEEEEKLIIFLQHLQTIIDSAPETTYQNTEFNLLALMERFSFYSTQDRVDTLDNEGLVISLISTHLVEFYNSQKEILFANLEELSIPYTYSENTPAIIEIHQISQEQLTIITNNFDIVKTIISSRSGNIRPGIAGPVREYGFNITVEDHLPVIGIIDTGITRIEPFRDALLPANFNHTNYPAEWDEEGHGTLVAGLVILGDDFYLEEKETYPAKAKIMNIKALHFSNDEINIDYSDESEHLIPTKVDSGFDDDFLG; encoded by the coding sequence ATGGGAAATAGAATAATTTATTTAAATAATGAATCAGCACAAAAGATTGGTTTTAATAAAAAGCGAAATGTTAACAAAGAGCAAACCGAGAATACCAACCGAACCATAAGCGAAGTCAAAAAACATTATTTTAGAACCTACAAAGAATCTTTTTTAGTACAACGAACAGAAAGAGAAATCAACCGCTCGTTAGACCTGCCCTACACTATAGATTTGATCAAAATTCATTTTTATAAATCATTTGATAATGACCTTCACAAAACATTCCTAACTAAATACGGCATTACTCCCGTAGAGTACACCGATTTTAACAGAACCGTTCTCTTCCAGATTGAAGAGGAGGAAAAGTTGATAATTTTTTTACAACATTTACAAACAATTATAGACAGCGCACCAGAGACCACTTATCAAAATACAGAATTCAATCTTTTAGCCTTGATGGAGAGGTTTTCATTTTATTCCACTCAAGACAGAGTTGATACACTTGATAATGAAGGTCTTGTAATTTCTTTAATATCAACCCATTTGGTTGAGTTCTATAACAGTCAGAAAGAAATTTTATTTGCCAATTTAGAAGAGTTATCCATTCCATATACCTATTCTGAAAACACGCCAGCTATAATTGAAATTCATCAGATATCGCAGGAACAGTTAACAATAATTACAAACAATTTTGACATCGTCAAAACAATAATTAGTTCCCGATCGGGAAACATTCGTCCCGGTATAGCAGGCCCTGTTAGAGAATACGGATTCAATATTACAGTCGAGGATCACCTGCCTGTGATAGGCATTATAGACACAGGAATCACTCGTATTGAGCCATTTCGCGATGCGCTACTGCCAGCAAATTTCAATCACACCAATTATCCTGCAGAATGGGATGAAGAAGGGCATGGCACACTGGTCGCTGGTTTAGTAATATTAGGAGATGATTTCTATTTGGAAGAAAAAGAAACTTACCCTGCTAAGGCAAAAATCATGAACATCAAAGCATTGCATTTCAGTAATGATGAAATCAATATTGACTATTCCGATGAAAGTGAACACCTAATTCCGACCAAAGTGGACAGTGGTTTTGATGATGATTTCTTGGGTTAA
- a CDS encoding S8 family serine peptidase, translating to MNRNQGVQFAPELPVQFKPESGVQFAPEYPINIPKLISDIKDARRNHGVRIFNMSLVIPNAKKYNSTFSRFAYELDKLAYEEDVLLFISVGNFSDDSLKSLKEDFPHEDHEYPKFFYCLNTDSDSHVCEDTNICCPSESLNNISVGAIAHNLENGDYSDVTPSPIYPAYYTRKFHIDFSQAINGSKINANSRNKNLNKPDFIMEGGDLFNYNSGMQILRSTMVDAEKFYGRTCGTSLATPLLTSYAAEILSHYPNIRTQSVKAMLMNSSGYHSKSALPAYSEHSENLLKSLIGFGRPDKKKILATDNNSIAYLIEGEITLEQIISYPIYIPAYMRTNGNKLQFDLSLSYSFNPIMDNHLSYLPLHISFCLVKNLTIDQIADTNKSFHGIKNGFAWSEDHFGIDNKVFSNAQKKSYKMQPTDIINADGSIAIAVRCLAKNNFIEQLRNQQHHFSLMVNVTEIISNENANDINLFHEMMQINNYIEIENNMDIDLETEA from the coding sequence TTGAACCGGAATCAGGGTGTACAGTTTGCACCGGAATTACCTGTTCAGTTTAAACCGGAATCGGGTGTACAGTTTGCTCCGGAATACCCAATCAATATCCCAAAATTGATCTCAGACATAAAAGATGCAAGAAGAAATCATGGTGTTAGGATTTTCAATATGTCTCTTGTAATTCCGAACGCAAAAAAATACAATTCCACCTTTAGTCGATTTGCCTATGAACTTGATAAACTGGCTTACGAAGAAGATGTACTCTTATTCATCTCTGTCGGAAATTTTTCCGACGACAGTCTAAAATCTTTAAAAGAAGACTTCCCACATGAGGATCACGAATATCCAAAATTCTTTTATTGTCTAAATACAGATTCAGACTCCCATGTTTGCGAGGACACCAATATTTGCTGCCCATCTGAATCATTAAACAATATTTCAGTAGGTGCAATAGCCCATAATTTAGAAAATGGAGACTATTCAGATGTTACTCCCTCACCAATATACCCCGCATATTACACAAGAAAATTCCATATTGATTTTAGCCAGGCAATTAATGGCTCAAAAATAAATGCAAACAGTAGAAATAAAAATTTAAATAAACCCGATTTCATTATGGAAGGCGGCGACCTCTTTAATTACAATTCGGGGATGCAGATTCTCCGTTCAACCATGGTCGATGCAGAAAAATTTTACGGCAGAACATGCGGAACAAGTTTAGCAACACCACTATTAACATCATATGCCGCAGAAATCCTAAGCCATTATCCAAATATTAGAACACAGTCTGTAAAAGCAATGTTAATGAATAGCTCTGGTTACCACAGTAAGTCTGCCTTACCTGCTTACAGTGAACATTCCGAAAATTTATTAAAAAGCCTCATAGGCTTTGGCCGTCCAGACAAGAAAAAGATATTGGCAACCGATAACAATTCTATTGCTTATCTCATTGAAGGAGAGATTACATTAGAACAAATAATCAGCTACCCAATTTATATTCCAGCTTATATGCGAACCAACGGCAACAAATTACAATTTGACCTGTCACTTTCCTACAGTTTTAATCCAATTATGGATAATCACCTCAGTTACCTACCACTTCATATTTCCTTTTGTTTGGTAAAAAACTTGACTATTGACCAAATTGCAGATACCAATAAATCTTTTCATGGTATCAAAAATGGATTTGCCTGGAGCGAGGATCATTTTGGCATCGATAACAAAGTTTTTTCAAATGCTCAAAAGAAAAGCTACAAAATGCAACCGACAGACATCATCAACGCAGATGGTTCTATTGCAATAGCAGTAAGATGTTTAGCAAAAAATAACTTTATAGAACAACTGAGAAACCAGCAACATCACTTCTCTTTAATGGTGAACGTAACCGAAATTATTTCGAACGAAAACGCCAATGACATCAATCTTTTTCACGAAATGATGCAAATAAATAATTATATTGAAATCGAAAACAATATGGATATCGACCTTGAAACCGAAGCATAA
- a CDS encoding protein-export chaperone SecB, with protein sequence MENKAAFSLEKYFFSKVDINLENRKSNDLGISFEPSGVFLSDSSSYELKFIFKADTEGGEIPFVAIECVATFKFENVNDIEEIPTYFYRNSIAIIFPYMRAFISTVTLQANIPPVILPTMNLSSLEKPLRENTTQI encoded by the coding sequence ATGGAAAACAAAGCGGCCTTTAGTTTAGAAAAATATTTCTTTTCTAAAGTTGATATCAATCTTGAAAATAGAAAATCAAATGATTTAGGGATTTCATTTGAGCCATCTGGTGTTTTTTTATCAGATTCTTCTTCATACGAGCTGAAATTTATTTTTAAAGCAGACACAGAAGGTGGTGAAATACCTTTTGTGGCTATTGAATGTGTTGCAACTTTTAAGTTCGAAAATGTTAATGATATTGAAGAAATCCCAACCTATTTTTATAGAAATTCTATAGCTATCATTTTTCCTTATATGAGAGCTTTCATAAGTACAGTAACCTTACAGGCAAATATTCCTCCTGTTATTCTTCCAACAATGAATCTTTCTTCGCTTGAAAAACCACTAAGAGAAAATACCACTCAAATATAA
- a CDS encoding PQQ-dependent sugar dehydrogenase, protein MKKLLLLSGILSAALFYSQNIVLAEFASGLTSPVEIVHANDSRLFVIQQNGIIQIIQPNGTVNSTPFLNISTKITFNGERGLLGLAFHPQYTANGYFYVYYNNTAGNITVARYSVNSGDSNTADPASEKIVLNITKPFENHNGGSMHFAPDGKLWISTGDGGSAGDPNNNSQNKNSLLGKILRIDVNSTAAYNIPPDNPFVGTDGADEIWSYGLRNAWKFSFDVATGNAMIADVGQSQTEEINRMPITQAGINYGWRCYEGNSAYNTTGCANSSTMTFPIAVYNHTGGKCSITGGYVYRGTAYPALAGKYIFADYCSTQIGILNADNSVVWTSAFTGNNFATFGEDSGKELYVAAVNNGKIYKISTTTMATGENTQPSLNMYPNPASGKIFIDGLKTRNNTAEINNAEGRKVLETKVKEDQSIDISTLKPGIYFITISSDHLKIYSQKVIIK, encoded by the coding sequence ATGAAAAAATTACTCCTTCTATCAGGAATTCTTTCTGCAGCATTATTCTATTCACAGAATATTGTACTTGCCGAATTTGCCTCAGGACTAACAAGCCCTGTTGAGATCGTACATGCCAATGACAGCAGACTTTTTGTTATTCAGCAGAACGGAATTATCCAAATTATTCAGCCAAACGGAACAGTCAATTCCACTCCATTTCTGAACATCAGCACGAAAATAACTTTTAATGGAGAAAGAGGACTTCTCGGGCTGGCTTTTCATCCCCAATATACTGCCAATGGTTATTTCTACGTATATTACAACAACACTGCCGGCAATATCACCGTGGCAAGATATTCGGTGAATTCTGGAGATTCAAATACAGCAGATCCAGCTTCTGAGAAAATAGTACTCAATATCACGAAACCTTTTGAAAACCACAACGGCGGCAGCATGCATTTTGCGCCGGACGGGAAACTATGGATTTCTACAGGCGACGGCGGAAGTGCGGGTGACCCCAATAACAATAGCCAAAACAAAAATTCGCTGTTGGGGAAAATACTCAGAATTGACGTAAATTCTACCGCAGCCTATAACATTCCACCGGATAATCCATTTGTGGGAACTGATGGTGCGGATGAAATCTGGTCTTATGGACTTAGAAACGCATGGAAGTTTTCTTTCGATGTAGCAACAGGAAATGCAATGATCGCCGATGTCGGGCAAAGTCAGACTGAAGAAATCAACAGAATGCCGATAACACAGGCCGGAATCAATTACGGATGGCGCTGCTACGAAGGAAACAGTGCTTACAATACAACCGGGTGTGCAAACTCATCCACCATGACTTTCCCAATTGCAGTGTATAATCACACCGGTGGCAAATGCTCGATAACAGGAGGCTATGTTTACCGTGGAACTGCCTACCCGGCCTTAGCTGGTAAATATATCTTTGCTGATTACTGTTCCACCCAAATCGGAATTCTAAATGCAGACAACTCCGTTGTTTGGACCTCTGCATTTACAGGGAATAATTTTGCCACATTCGGAGAAGATTCAGGCAAAGAACTTTATGTAGCTGCGGTGAATAACGGCAAAATTTATAAAATAAGCACCACGACTATGGCAACTGGCGAAAACACACAGCCTTCATTGAACATGTATCCGAATCCGGCTTCTGGAAAGATTTTTATTGATGGTTTAAAAACCAGGAATAACACTGCAGAAATCAATAACGCTGAAGGAAGAAAAGTTTTGGAAACCAAGGTTAAAGAGGACCAAAGCATCGATATTTCCACCCTAAAACCGGGAATTTATTTCATTACCATTTCATCTGATCATCTTAAAATTTATTCTCAGAAAGTAATAATTAAATAA
- the istA gene encoding IS21 family transposase: MEPKIRRLHAHYPQSGRKLFIDYAGKKLHIIDKDTGEIKPVEVFVATLGASQYTYVEASFSQQIPDFIGSVQNCLHYLGGVPACIIPDNLKSAVTKSHRYEPHVNEQFACFASHYDTSIMPARALKPKDKSLVEGAVNITYTRIYAALRDKEFYSIAELNVAIKKLLLTYNQTPFQKKHSSRTSLFLEIEKDALKSLPMEKYELRDYKIATVQKNCHAYYSADKNYYSVPNAYIGKKVKLVLTQSVVEIYHNQARIALHPRSRKAYDYVTIKEHMPVNHTYNSDWSSEFFISWAQKIGNHTKEYIEKILDKKQYPEQSYKSCMGILSMESKIGKQRLDNACKRALSYDAISYNSIKNILERGLDKEEEQADLFNVSISNHDNIRGSKYYA, from the coding sequence ATGGAACCGAAAATCAGAAGGTTACATGCCCACTACCCACAAAGCGGGAGAAAACTCTTCATAGATTATGCGGGCAAAAAACTCCACATCATCGACAAGGATACTGGTGAAATAAAGCCAGTGGAAGTTTTTGTTGCCACCCTTGGTGCAAGCCAATACACTTATGTAGAAGCCTCTTTTTCGCAACAAATTCCTGACTTTATAGGTAGTGTTCAAAACTGTTTGCATTATCTGGGAGGGGTTCCAGCTTGCATTATTCCCGACAATTTAAAATCAGCAGTAACCAAATCCCATAGATACGAGCCGCATGTAAACGAACAATTTGCCTGCTTTGCTTCGCATTACGACACTTCAATTATGCCTGCAAGAGCTTTGAAACCCAAGGACAAATCTTTAGTTGAAGGTGCCGTGAATATCACTTATACCCGCATATATGCAGCTTTAAGAGATAAAGAATTTTATAGCATTGCTGAATTGAATGTGGCAATAAAGAAACTTCTTTTGACTTACAACCAAACCCCTTTTCAAAAAAAACACAGTAGTCGTACATCTCTATTTTTAGAAATTGAAAAGGATGCTTTAAAGTCATTGCCTATGGAGAAATATGAGCTTAGAGACTACAAAATTGCCACCGTACAGAAGAATTGCCATGCCTATTATTCTGCTGACAAAAACTATTACAGCGTACCCAACGCCTATATCGGAAAGAAAGTAAAGTTGGTTCTTACCCAAAGCGTGGTGGAAATCTACCACAACCAAGCCCGAATCGCACTACATCCACGCAGTCGCAAGGCTTATGATTATGTGACCATAAAGGAACACATGCCTGTAAACCACACCTACAATAGCGATTGGAGTTCGGAATTTTTTATCTCCTGGGCACAAAAAATAGGCAATCATACAAAGGAGTATATCGAGAAAATATTGGATAAAAAGCAGTATCCTGAACAGAGCTACAAGAGTTGCATGGGAATATTGAGCATGGAATCCAAGATAGGAAAGCAGCGTTTGGATAACGCCTGTAAACGGGCACTGAGCTACGATGCTATAAGCTACAATTCTATCAAAAACATTTTAGAAAGAGGACTTGATAAAGAAGAGGAACAAGCCGATTTATTCAACGTATCCATTTCTAATCATGACAATATCAGAGGATCAAAATATTATGCTTAA